The Lycium barbarum isolate Lr01 chromosome 9, ASM1917538v2, whole genome shotgun sequence genome has a segment encoding these proteins:
- the LOC132611910 gene encoding uncharacterized protein LOC132611910: MLRARDSIDHLIWWQLRMGSSLFWFDNCSGLGPLYFLTPPDFYYDENINNVTDVVTEGRWNENILRNCLSEELAEHILHEVQLPSRPDELDKPWWTLEARGEFFVKSAWDHLWSRGQPRDAYKKIWVKGLPFKIAFLMWRVWYFKIPLDDVIRNWGYHMPSKCFCCAEPTEESVPHIFLRCQTAQRAWSYFSATAGINIAGLNLHQVITKWWTADTLSRLNPIFYAIPSIIMWELWKKRNGDKHGNKVSTNRVIYQASSNIQQLVKVRKPGIWKCNTDGATRGNPGRSAYDFCVRNSDGDLVYAKAKEIEETTNTVSEAKALLGAARFCLAKHVYSFILEIDSLLLKKILDREWKPPWNIIHAVEEIWDILQMFKYCT, encoded by the exons ATGTTGAGAGCAAGGGATTCAATTGACCATCTCATCTGGTGGCAACTCAGAATGGGCTCTTCTTtattttggtttgataattgtTCTGGTTTGGGACCACTCTATTTTCTTACACCTCCTGATTTTTATTATGATGAGAACATCAATAATGTTACTGATGTGGTTACAGAAGGCAGGTGGAATGAAAATATTCTGAGAAACTGTTTATCTGAGGAACTTGCTGAACATATTCTGCATGAGGTACAACTTCCTAGTAGGCCTGATGAACTTGACAAGCCATGGTGGACACTTGAAGCTAGGGGTGAATTTTTTGTTAAATCAGCTTGGGATCATTTATGGAGCAGAGGTCAGCCTAGGGATGCATATAAGAAGATTTGGGTGAAAGGGCTGCCTTTCAAAATAGCTTTCTTGATGTGGAGGGTGTGGTACTTCAAAATACCTTTGGATGATGTGATTAGAAACTGGGGATACCACATGCCATCAAAGTGTTTTTGTTGTGCTGAACCTACAGAAGAATCAGTACCTCATATCTTCTTGAGGTGCCAAACTGCTCAAAGGGCCTGGTCTTATTTCTCTGCTACTGCTGGTATCAACATTGCAGGCTTGAACTTGCATCAAGTGATTACAAAATGGTGGACTGCTGATACACTATCTAGATTGAATCCTATTTTTTATGCTATTCCATCTATAATTATGTGGGAGTTGTGGAAGAAACGAAATGGGGACAAGCATGGAAACAAGGTTTCTACTAACAGGGTTATATATCAAGCATCAAGCAACATCCAACAGCTGGTGAAAGTAAGAAAACCTG GAATTTGGAAGTGCAATACTGATGGGGCCACTAGAGGGAATCCTGGCAGGAGTGCTTATGATTTTTGTGTAAGAAATTCTGATGGAGACTTAGTTTATGCAAAGGCCAAAGAAATAGAAGAAACCACTAACACTGTCTCTGAAGCAAAGGCTTTGCTTGGTGCTGCAAGATTTTGTCTTGCAAAGCATGTGTATTCCTTTATTCTTGAAATTGATTCATTGCTGTTGAAAAAGATTCTGGATAGAGAATGGAAGCCTCCATGGAATATTATTCATGCAGTAGAGGAGATTTGGGATATACTGCAGATGTTCAAGTACTGCACATAA